Proteins from a single region of Stappia sp. ES.058:
- a CDS encoding thiamine pyrophosphate-binding protein: MTSADGSAPSPQQASGGVLLVRALEELGAERVFCVPGESYLPVLDALHDASIPVTVCRQEGGAAMMADAWGKMTGRPGICMVTRGPGATNAAAGVHVAQQDSTPMILFVGQIETGMRGRDAFQEVDYRQMFGGIAKWVAEIEDPARIPEMLSRAYHTATSGRPGPVVLALPEDMLARCAAPQALAPFTPIETHPGLTQMADLQKRLWAAKRPLAILGGSRWSETARAAFQRFAERFGIPVACSFRRQMLFDNLHPNYAGDVGIGVNPALAKRVREADLLMIVGGRLSEMPSQSYGLLDIPGPAQDLVHVHAGAEELGRVYRPALAVNASPNGFCAALEGLQPPNETSWAGLARTAHDEYLAWSSARPKVPGALQMADVMEWLEDNLPADAILTNGAGNYATWVHRFHRFREMNTQLAPTSGSMGYGLPASVAAKLKYPERTVVCFAGDGCLQMTMQEFGTAAQEGAAIVVVAVDNGMYGTIRMHQERDFPGRVSATTLVNPDFAAFARAYGAHAETVETAEQFGPAFERATASGKPALLHLKLDPEAITPVKSLSEIRAG; encoded by the coding sequence ATGACAAGCGCTGACGGATCGGCCCCTTCTCCACAACAGGCAAGCGGCGGCGTCTTGCTCGTGCGTGCGCTTGAAGAGCTCGGCGCGGAACGGGTGTTTTGCGTGCCGGGCGAGAGCTATCTGCCCGTTCTCGATGCCCTGCATGACGCCAGCATTCCGGTGACCGTCTGCCGTCAGGAAGGCGGCGCGGCGATGATGGCGGATGCCTGGGGCAAGATGACCGGTCGTCCGGGCATCTGCATGGTGACGCGTGGCCCGGGCGCAACCAATGCGGCCGCCGGCGTCCATGTCGCGCAGCAGGATTCCACGCCGATGATCCTGTTCGTCGGCCAGATCGAGACCGGCATGCGCGGTCGCGACGCCTTTCAGGAGGTCGACTACCGGCAGATGTTTGGCGGAATTGCCAAATGGGTGGCGGAGATCGAGGATCCCGCGCGTATTCCCGAAATGCTGTCGCGGGCCTATCACACCGCGACCTCCGGCCGGCCGGGGCCGGTGGTGCTGGCTCTGCCCGAGGACATGCTGGCGCGATGCGCAGCGCCGCAGGCGCTCGCACCCTTCACGCCGATCGAGACCCATCCCGGCCTGACGCAGATGGCCGATCTGCAAAAGCGTCTTTGGGCGGCAAAACGACCGCTCGCGATCCTCGGCGGCAGCCGGTGGAGCGAGACGGCGCGCGCAGCGTTTCAGCGCTTTGCCGAACGTTTCGGGATCCCGGTTGCCTGTTCTTTCCGCCGGCAGATGCTGTTCGACAACCTCCACCCCAACTACGCCGGAGATGTCGGGATCGGCGTCAATCCGGCGCTGGCGAAACGCGTGCGCGAGGCGGACCTGCTGATGATCGTCGGCGGGCGGCTTTCGGAAATGCCGAGCCAGTCCTACGGGCTTCTCGATATCCCGGGTCCCGCCCAGGATCTGGTGCATGTCCATGCCGGCGCCGAGGAGCTGGGCCGGGTCTACCGCCCGGCACTTGCCGTCAACGCCTCGCCCAACGGCTTTTGCGCAGCACTTGAAGGCCTGCAACCGCCCAATGAAACGTCCTGGGCGGGGCTCGCCAGGACCGCGCATGATGAGTATCTCGCCTGGTCCTCGGCCCGCCCCAAGGTGCCGGGCGCGCTGCAGATGGCGGACGTCATGGAGTGGCTGGAGGACAACCTCCCCGCCGACGCAATCCTGACCAATGGCGCCGGCAACTACGCCACGTGGGTGCACCGCTTCCATCGCTTCCGCGAGATGAACACACAGCTTGCGCCGACGAGCGGATCGATGGGCTACGGCCTGCCGGCATCGGTCGCGGCCAAACTGAAGTATCCCGAGCGCACCGTCGTGTGCTTCGCCGGCGACGGCTGCCTGCAAATGACGATGCAGGAGTTCGGCACGGCTGCCCAGGAGGGCGCGGCCATCGTCGTTGTCGCCGTCGACAACGGCATGTACGGCACGATCCGCATGCATCAGGAGCGCGATTTCCCGGGCCGCGTCTCGGCAACCACGCTGGTCAATCCGGATTTTGCGGCCTTTGCGCGCGCCTATGGCGCGCATGCCGAAACCGTGGAGACGGCGGAGCAGTTCGGCCCGGCATTCGAGCGCGCGACAGCCTCCGGCAAACCCGCGCTGCTGCATCTGAAGCTCGACCCGGAAGCAATCACGCCGGTGAAGTCGCTGAGCGAGATCCGTGCGGGATAG
- a CDS encoding bifunctional acetate--CoA ligase family protein/GNAT family N-acetyltransferase — translation MTIRNLEGLFRPSSLAVVGPNRFGSDALDLLLNRLADSGFPGSMTLVGCGKDAPSGFRTKRRIEDLDTAPDLLLYVGDPGRAAQTIRAAGAAGARAAVALASGYDRWSDAQVNAALAAARPNTLRLLGPGSLGIAAPGARLAAHLGATGAQTGDLAFIARSGTIVNATLSWAASNRIGFSGAVSLGQRTDIDVSDLLDWFALDYKTRAILVHLETVANPRKFLSAARAAARSKPVIVLRSGASRETRGEGRTHAGRIAAPDAVFDAALARAGVLRIDDIDEMFEAAETVTRVKPVKGRRLAIVATGGSLSTIAADQLQRQGGTLALPGRETHDRLAGLQRPGVTHVNPLTLHETAQAQAYAQTVSALLDDREVDAVLAVVAPSAFSPVSAIAEALAHAHGAQGGSHGYGRKKPLLVALAAGAPLPRQALDAARIPTHASAFDAVRAFMHLVRYAEGRDMLMAAPPSLPSDFFPDVKAAREVVRFALAQNRTWLMPAEISRVLDAYGIRQVPTRLAASPAEAATLAEAILQQGSRVALKLVSPDLPFKSDFGGVLLDLATARAVEDAAGALADRVRRDHPGAEITGFALQPMLSQAQGHELFAGLADDPTFGSVLVFGHGGTAVEVISDIALALPPLDLNLAHALIRQTRVSRMLAGFRNLPPADMNAIALTLVKLAQIAVDLPEIRELDINPLVADRSGVCAIDARIAVAEPTTHAGRRGRSRLAIAPYPKEWERTLDLKDGSHVRVTPVRPEDEDRYRTFFESVSPEDLRLRFFAPVKEFNHAFMARLVQLDYSRAMAFAASDPRSGEILGVVRLHADPDHRSGEYAILVQSTLKGRGLGWALMQLIIDYAAADGIETIKGEVLKENTTMLAMCQALGFSVRSAPDDDAIAEVTLPVNAAPAGP, via the coding sequence GTGACCATTCGCAATCTCGAAGGCCTGTTTCGTCCAAGCTCGCTTGCGGTCGTGGGACCGAACCGGTTCGGATCCGATGCGCTCGACCTTTTGCTCAACCGCCTCGCCGACAGCGGGTTCCCCGGCTCGATGACACTGGTCGGTTGCGGCAAGGACGCGCCGTCCGGATTCCGCACGAAACGGCGCATCGAAGACCTCGACACCGCACCGGACCTGTTGCTCTATGTCGGCGATCCCGGGCGGGCAGCGCAGACCATCCGTGCAGCCGGCGCCGCGGGCGCGCGCGCGGCGGTGGCGCTTGCAAGCGGCTATGATCGCTGGAGCGATGCGCAAGTGAACGCGGCCCTGGCCGCGGCCCGGCCCAATACGCTGCGTCTGCTTGGTCCCGGCAGCCTCGGCATCGCCGCGCCGGGCGCACGCCTGGCCGCCCACCTTGGCGCCACCGGCGCGCAGACCGGCGACCTCGCCTTCATTGCCCGTTCCGGAACCATCGTGAATGCCACGCTTTCGTGGGCTGCCTCCAACCGGATCGGGTTCTCCGGAGCGGTCTCGCTCGGGCAACGCACCGACATCGACGTCTCGGACCTGCTCGACTGGTTTGCCCTCGACTACAAGACCCGCGCGATTCTGGTGCATCTGGAAACCGTCGCCAACCCGCGCAAATTCCTGTCGGCGGCGCGCGCGGCGGCCCGGTCGAAGCCCGTGATCGTGCTGCGCTCCGGGGCGAGCCGCGAAACGCGCGGCGAAGGACGCACGCATGCCGGACGGATCGCCGCGCCGGACGCCGTCTTCGATGCAGCCCTCGCCCGCGCGGGCGTGCTGCGCATCGACGACATCGACGAGATGTTCGAGGCGGCGGAAACCGTCACAAGGGTCAAGCCGGTAAAGGGTCGCCGTCTGGCCATCGTTGCCACCGGCGGCAGCCTGTCGACAATCGCAGCGGATCAATTGCAGCGCCAGGGCGGCACACTGGCCCTCCCGGGACGCGAGACCCACGACAGGCTCGCCGGCCTCCAGCGCCCCGGTGTGACGCATGTCAATCCGCTCACCCTGCATGAAACCGCCCAGGCACAGGCCTACGCGCAAACGGTCTCCGCGCTGCTCGACGACAGGGAGGTCGACGCCGTGCTGGCGGTGGTCGCGCCGTCCGCCTTTTCCCCCGTCTCCGCCATTGCGGAGGCGCTGGCGCATGCCCATGGGGCCCAGGGCGGCAGCCATGGATACGGGCGCAAGAAGCCCTTGCTGGTCGCGCTTGCCGCCGGTGCGCCCCTGCCGCGCCAGGCACTGGATGCAGCCCGGATACCAACCCATGCCAGCGCATTCGACGCGGTGCGCGCCTTCATGCATCTGGTACGCTACGCCGAAGGGCGCGACATGCTGATGGCGGCCCCGCCGAGCCTTCCGTCGGATTTTTTCCCCGATGTGAAAGCCGCGCGCGAGGTTGTGCGGTTCGCGCTCGCGCAAAACCGCACGTGGCTCATGCCGGCGGAGATTTCCAGGGTTCTCGATGCCTATGGCATTCGCCAGGTGCCGACCCGGCTCGCCGCCAGCCCCGCCGAGGCTGCGACACTTGCCGAAGCCATCTTGCAACAGGGATCAAGGGTGGCGCTCAAGCTCGTGTCGCCGGACCTGCCCTTCAAGTCCGATTTCGGCGGCGTGCTGCTTGATCTTGCGACGGCGCGGGCGGTGGAGGACGCGGCGGGCGCGCTGGCGGACCGCGTGCGACGCGACCATCCGGGCGCGGAGATCACCGGCTTCGCGCTGCAGCCAATGCTGAGCCAGGCCCAGGGCCACGAGCTGTTCGCCGGCCTTGCCGACGATCCGACCTTCGGGTCTGTGCTTGTCTTCGGACATGGCGGAACGGCGGTCGAGGTCATCTCGGACATCGCGCTGGCGCTCCCGCCGCTCGATCTGAACCTTGCCCATGCGCTGATCCGCCAGACCAGGGTCAGCAGGATGCTGGCGGGGTTTCGCAATCTTCCCCCAGCCGACATGAACGCCATTGCGCTGACCTTGGTGAAACTCGCACAGATCGCCGTCGATCTGCCCGAGATCCGCGAGTTGGACATCAACCCGCTGGTGGCGGATCGCTCCGGCGTTTGCGCAATCGATGCGCGTATCGCCGTTGCCGAGCCGACCACGCATGCCGGCCGGCGCGGCAGGTCGCGGCTGGCAATCGCGCCCTATCCCAAGGAGTGGGAACGCACGCTCGACCTGAAGGACGGATCGCACGTCCGCGTCACACCGGTGCGACCGGAAGACGAGGACCGCTACCGCACGTTCTTCGAAAGCGTGTCACCGGAAGACCTGCGGCTCAGGTTCTTCGCGCCCGTCAAGGAGTTCAACCACGCGTTCATGGCAAGGCTGGTGCAGCTCGACTACTCGCGCGCGATGGCCTTTGCGGCGAGCGATCCGCGGAGCGGCGAGATCCTCGGCGTGGTGCGGCTGCACGCCGACCCCGACCACCGCAGCGGCGAATACGCCATCCTCGTCCAGTCGACCCTCAAGGGACGCGGGCTCGGCTGGGCCTTGATGCAGCTGATCATCGACTATGCCGCCGCCGACGGCATCGAGACCATCAAGGGCGAGGTGCTGAAGGAAAACACCACGATGCTGGCTATGTGCCAGGCCCTCGGCTTTTCCGTGCGCTCCGCGCCTGACGACGATGCCATCGCGGAGGTGACGCTACCGGTCAATGCCGCGCCCGCAGGCCCCTGA
- a CDS encoding universal stress protein yields the protein MAIKDILTLVDLNGKQKTAQVALDLAARTGAHATGLTVAFEPVVPGFIAAPMPPDYVEIARNQALKAAKAAGDAFTEMARKAGVSAEVRTAELITGGSTETILAHCRLTDLVMIGQENPDDPEPMREMLIESVLFEAGVPVLVVPYIGSALPLKNVMVAWDGSPTASRAVHAALPMLQMAEKVTVMIVETGRRTAGEPGADIATYLARHGLNVTIDVVPRPTSGVADAILNYVSDNGIDMVAMGGYGHSRMREFLFGGATRDILASMTVPVMLAH from the coding sequence ATGGCAATCAAAGACATCCTCACGCTCGTCGATCTGAACGGGAAACAGAAAACTGCACAGGTCGCGCTCGATCTCGCCGCGCGCACGGGGGCGCATGCGACCGGACTGACCGTTGCGTTCGAACCCGTCGTGCCGGGGTTCATTGCGGCACCGATGCCGCCCGACTATGTGGAAATTGCTCGCAACCAGGCCTTGAAAGCGGCAAAGGCAGCCGGAGACGCGTTCACCGAGATGGCGCGCAAGGCCGGTGTTTCCGCCGAGGTTCGCACCGCGGAACTGATCACCGGCGGATCGACGGAAACCATTCTGGCGCATTGCCGGCTCACCGATCTCGTCATGATCGGCCAGGAAAACCCGGACGATCCGGAGCCCATGCGCGAAATGCTGATTGAATCCGTTCTGTTCGAGGCAGGCGTTCCCGTTCTGGTCGTGCCGTATATCGGCAGTGCGCTTCCGCTGAAGAACGTGATGGTGGCCTGGGACGGAAGCCCGACGGCGAGCCGGGCGGTGCATGCCGCGCTGCCCATGCTGCAAATGGCGGAAAAGGTGACCGTCATGATCGTCGAGACCGGGCGCCGAACGGCCGGCGAACCCGGAGCCGACATCGCCACCTATCTGGCCCGCCACGGCCTCAACGTGACCATCGATGTGGTGCCGCGGCCGACCTCCGGCGTTGCGGACGCCATTTTGAACTACGTGTCGGACAACGGCATCGACATGGTCGCGATGGGCGGCTACGGGCATTCGCGCATGCGCGAGTTCCTGTTCGGCGGTGCGACGCGCGACATTCTTGCGTCGATGACCGTTCCGGTGATGTTGGCGCACTGA
- a CDS encoding fasciclin domain-containing protein — MRKITIGIATAALFAIGGVANAANIVETAKNAGSFNTLLAAAEAAGLVEALSAPGPLTVFAPTDEAFAALPDGTVENLLKPENKDQLVAILTYHVVGQKVMAGDIPDDTTEVETLKAGGDNTITVVKSSTGVTVDGANVVNADIAADNGVIHVIDKVILPSD, encoded by the coding sequence ATGCGTAAAATAACAATCGGAATCGCGACAGCGGCACTCTTTGCAATTGGCGGCGTGGCAAATGCGGCAAACATCGTCGAAACGGCCAAGAATGCCGGATCGTTCAACACGCTGCTTGCGGCAGCCGAGGCGGCGGGTCTCGTTGAGGCCCTGAGCGCGCCGGGTCCGCTAACCGTCTTCGCGCCGACCGACGAGGCCTTCGCGGCGCTGCCGGACGGCACGGTCGAAAACCTGCTCAAGCCGGAGAACAAGGATCAGCTGGTTGCCATTCTCACCTACCATGTGGTCGGTCAGAAAGTCATGGCGGGCGACATTCCCGATGACACGACGGAAGTCGAGACGCTCAAGGCCGGCGGCGACAACACCATCACCGTGGTGAAGTCCTCCACCGGCGTGACCGTCGATGGCGCCAATGTCGTCAACGCCGACATCGCGGCCGACAACGGCGTGATCCATGTGATCGACAAGGTCATCCTGCCGTCCGATTGA
- a CDS encoding acyl-CoA dehydrogenase family protein, which translates to MQFSLSEEEYLIQDTARKLADDKIAPLAEGLDRGEGREAFLANLKMLAENGYMGLNVSADHGGTEAGTVAFALAVEEIGRACAATGVTVSVSNMVAEVIQAVGSNEQREAYLPKLTDGTYSAGAFCLTEAGAGSDPSAMKTRAVLDGNHYVLNGTKLYITSAEYAGVFIVWAVTDPDAPRGKGITCFLVEAGTPGLVIGKEEKKMGQTGSATNEVVLQDCRVPTSAVMGKENEGFRIAVGELAGGRIGIAALALGIARAAMERAKAYVAERRQFGHAIADMQGVQWMIADRETELEAARLLILQAAALKDAGKPFAREASMAKLFSSEAAQRATYSALQLHGGAGYIQDYPLERFARDARITTIYEGTSEIQRLIIAREAMKAV; encoded by the coding sequence ATGCAGTTTTCATTGAGCGAAGAAGAGTATCTCATCCAGGACACCGCACGGAAACTGGCAGACGACAAAATCGCACCGCTGGCCGAAGGGCTCGACCGGGGCGAGGGTCGCGAAGCGTTTCTGGCCAATCTGAAGATGCTCGCCGAAAACGGCTACATGGGCCTGAACGTATCGGCGGACCATGGCGGCACGGAAGCCGGAACCGTGGCCTTCGCGCTGGCGGTGGAGGAGATCGGGCGCGCCTGTGCGGCGACCGGCGTCACCGTCTCGGTCTCCAACATGGTGGCGGAAGTGATCCAGGCGGTCGGCTCAAACGAGCAGCGCGAAGCCTATTTGCCGAAGCTGACGGACGGCACCTATTCCGCCGGCGCCTTCTGCCTGACGGAAGCGGGCGCGGGATCGGATCCCTCGGCGATGAAGACCCGCGCCGTGCTCGACGGCAATCACTATGTCCTGAACGGAACGAAGCTCTACATCACCTCGGCCGAATACGCCGGCGTCTTCATTGTGTGGGCCGTCACCGACCCGGACGCTCCCAGGGGCAAGGGCATCACCTGTTTTCTGGTGGAGGCCGGCACGCCAGGGCTCGTCATCGGCAAGGAGGAAAAGAAGATGGGGCAGACCGGCTCGGCCACCAATGAGGTCGTGTTGCAGGATTGCCGGGTTCCGACAAGTGCTGTGATGGGCAAGGAAAACGAGGGCTTTCGCATCGCCGTCGGAGAGTTGGCCGGCGGGCGTATCGGCATCGCCGCCCTAGCGCTTGGCATCGCCCGCGCGGCAATGGAGCGCGCAAAGGCCTATGTCGCGGAGCGCCGCCAGTTCGGCCACGCCATCGCCGACATGCAGGGCGTGCAATGGATGATCGCGGATCGCGAGACCGAGCTGGAAGCGGCACGGCTGCTGATCCTGCAGGCAGCGGCGCTGAAAGATGCCGGCAAGCCGTTTGCCCGCGAAGCCTCGATGGCGAAGCTCTTCTCCTCCGAGGCCGCCCAGCGCGCCACCTACAGCGCGCTCCAGCTTCACGGCGGGGCCGGCTACATACAGGACTATCCGCTGGAGCGCTTCGCCCGCGACGCCCGGATCACCACGATCTACGAGGGCACCTCGGAGATCCAGCGGCTGATCATCGCGCGTGAGGCGATGAAGGCGGTCTGA
- a CDS encoding ATP-binding protein encodes MTRAKTYDLAPRKSTPDRDAPQGFLRFALLILPVLGVLAAAVFAADWVERQSEASSDARARERLTLYRETLLRELEKFRYLPYLVARDPRATAVLEDPQQAEAANLFLKDLTAATGAEALYVMNAEGRTVAASNFDTASSFMGRNYAFRPYFQTARDGGEGQFFAVGATTGKPGFFFARATPKDAAVQGVVVVKVDMDRLEQSWRDGGETVIVSDVHGVVFLGTQDAWRYASIAPLTDMVVAAIRENRQYGGVRLSSLQEGDADAQEIAIAGTPYRQARLKVGLLDWTIHYFTPRAEIEAVRGIVWAGALTLILLYVVAMLVVRGRRLGQLTAGLKRDAAGLRDLNSRLVGEIDERRRVETELREAQAGLARASRLAAVGEMSAAVAHELNQPLAALGMFVSGARLYQARGEATAVLENLDEIDALRLRMASLTQELKRLARPGESRIETVDMRDCLKTSAKLVRPRIEETGVALHLDLTGAALPASTAPLRVEQVLVNLLRNAIDACHLAPAPCVEARAWTQDGHILIEIADNGAGIPEDLRERIFEPFFSTKPAASGLGLGLAISARIVDDLGGTLKIHDSVSGGAAFVLSLPQARQATGRTEDRNPGNVARPAEREIEAT; translated from the coding sequence ATGACGAGAGCAAAGACATATGATCTAGCGCCGCGCAAGTCCACGCCGGACCGCGATGCGCCGCAGGGGTTTCTGCGGTTTGCCCTGTTGATTCTTCCCGTTCTGGGCGTGCTTGCGGCCGCGGTTTTCGCCGCCGACTGGGTCGAGCGCCAGTCCGAGGCCAGCAGCGATGCGCGCGCCCGCGAGCGGCTCACCCTCTATCGCGAGACCCTGCTGCGGGAGCTGGAGAAGTTCCGCTATCTTCCCTATCTCGTTGCGCGCGATCCCCGCGCGACGGCGGTTCTGGAGGACCCGCAGCAGGCGGAGGCGGCCAATCTCTTTCTCAAGGATCTGACGGCGGCGACCGGCGCGGAAGCGCTCTACGTCATGAACGCCGAGGGGCGCACGGTCGCAGCCAGCAATTTCGATACGGCCAGCTCCTTCATGGGGCGCAACTATGCCTTCCGCCCCTACTTCCAGACCGCACGCGATGGCGGCGAGGGGCAATTCTTCGCGGTCGGCGCCACCACCGGAAAGCCCGGGTTCTTCTTTGCCCGCGCCACACCGAAAGACGCGGCCGTGCAAGGCGTTGTCGTCGTCAAGGTCGATATGGACCGGCTGGAGCAGAGTTGGCGCGACGGCGGCGAGACGGTGATCGTCTCCGACGTCCATGGCGTCGTTTTCCTCGGAACGCAGGACGCCTGGCGCTATGCCTCCATCGCCCCGCTGACCGACATGGTGGTGGCCGCGATCCGCGAAAACCGGCAATACGGCGGGGTGCGCCTGTCGAGCCTCCAGGAGGGCGATGCCGACGCGCAGGAAATCGCGATCGCCGGAACGCCCTATCGCCAGGCGCGGCTGAAGGTCGGCCTGTTGGACTGGACCATTCACTATTTCACGCCGCGCGCCGAGATCGAGGCGGTGAGGGGGATCGTCTGGGCCGGCGCGCTGACCCTCATCCTCTTGTATGTCGTCGCAATGCTGGTGGTGCGCGGTCGCCGCCTCGGTCAACTGACCGCCGGCCTGAAGCGCGATGCCGCCGGGCTGCGCGATCTCAACAGCCGTCTGGTTGGGGAGATCGACGAGCGCCGCCGGGTGGAAACGGAACTGCGCGAGGCGCAGGCCGGGCTTGCCCGTGCGAGCCGTCTGGCGGCGGTTGGCGAAATGTCGGCGGCGGTCGCCCATGAACTCAACCAGCCGCTGGCGGCGCTTGGCATGTTCGTCTCCGGCGCAAGGCTCTATCAGGCACGCGGCGAGGCGACAGCGGTTTTGGAAAACCTCGACGAGATCGATGCGCTCAGGCTGAGGATGGCGAGCCTGACGCAGGAATTGAAACGCTTGGCCCGGCCCGGAGAATCGCGCATCGAGACGGTCGACATGCGCGACTGTCTCAAGACCAGCGCCAAGCTGGTCCGCCCGCGCATCGAGGAAACCGGCGTTGCGCTGCATCTCGATCTGACCGGGGCCGCGCTTCCCGCCTCCACCGCGCCGCTGCGCGTCGAGCAGGTTCTGGTCAACCTCCTGCGCAACGCCATTGATGCCTGTCATCTTGCTCCCGCCCCGTGTGTCGAGGCGCGGGCCTGGACGCAAGACGGCCACATCCTGATCGAGATCGCCGACAATGGAGCGGGCATTCCTGAGGACCTGCGTGAGCGGATCTTCGAGCCATTCTTTTCCACCAAGCCGGCGGCCAGCGGGCTCGGGCTCGGGCTTGCGATTTCGGCGCGGATCGTCGATGACCTTGGCGGAACCCTGAAAATTCACGACAGCGTCAGCGGGGGTGCGGCCTTCGTGTTGTCGCTGCCGCAGGCGCGGCAGGCGACGGGGCGGACGGAAGACCGGAATCCCGGCAATGTCGCCCGGCCTGCCGAACGAGAGATCGAGGCAACGTGA
- a CDS encoding sigma-54 dependent transcriptional regulator: MSDSSRDLDTAAANAPDREAARPADHPSDRPPVLIVDDDPSMRAGLRQWMRLAGFEPVEAVDAEQALTLLTPDFAGCLVTDVLLPGASGVDLLRKVKAIDAELPVVLLTGHGDVSMAVEAMHHGAADFIEKPFDPDVVAAVVRRSVAHRHLVLENRALTRRLDDLQGLEARLIGECAEMRRLREQISHFARTDASVMIVGETGTGKEVVARALSDLSVRAKGPFVAVNCAALPETMVEAELFGHEAGAFTGAERLRVGRMEQADGGVLFLDEISAMPLLLQPKLLRVLQEREVDRLGGARPVPIDVRVLSAVNVDPQTSVAAGRLRQDLLYRLNAVEIRIPPLRERAGDARLLFDSFANRFAVDYGCEHPQLTADDAAFLATHDWPGNVRELRNAAERFVLNAAMGARSLCSLVIGDAGGDPAPRGRLKDMMEAHERRVIADALARHAGSIAPVLVELDLPRRTLNEKMARLGLSRGEIAEADAERSK; encoded by the coding sequence GTGAGCGACTCTTCAAGAGACCTGGACACCGCTGCGGCAAACGCGCCGGACCGCGAGGCTGCGCGCCCGGCCGACCATCCGTCCGATCGCCCGCCCGTGTTGATCGTCGATGACGATCCGTCGATGCGGGCCGGTCTCAGGCAATGGATGCGGCTTGCCGGTTTCGAACCGGTCGAGGCGGTGGATGCCGAACAGGCGCTGACGCTGCTCACACCTGATTTCGCCGGCTGTCTCGTCACCGATGTGCTGTTGCCGGGCGCCAGCGGCGTCGATCTCCTGCGCAAGGTCAAGGCCATCGATGCGGAATTGCCGGTGGTGCTCCTGACCGGACATGGCGATGTGTCGATGGCGGTCGAGGCAATGCACCACGGCGCCGCCGACTTCATCGAAAAGCCGTTCGATCCGGACGTGGTCGCAGCTGTCGTGCGCAGGTCGGTGGCGCACCGCCACCTCGTTCTGGAGAACCGCGCGCTGACCCGTCGGCTCGACGATCTCCAGGGGCTGGAGGCGCGACTGATCGGCGAATGTGCCGAGATGCGCCGGTTGCGCGAGCAGATCTCGCATTTCGCCCGCACCGATGCCTCTGTGATGATCGTCGGCGAGACCGGGACCGGCAAGGAAGTGGTCGCGCGCGCCTTGTCGGACCTGTCCGTACGCGCAAAGGGACCTTTCGTTGCGGTGAATTGCGCGGCGCTGCCGGAGACGATGGTGGAGGCGGAGCTCTTCGGCCATGAGGCCGGCGCCTTCACCGGGGCCGAGCGACTGCGCGTGGGGCGGATGGAGCAGGCCGACGGTGGCGTGCTCTTTCTCGACGAGATTTCCGCCATGCCCCTGCTGTTGCAGCCGAAACTCCTGCGCGTCCTGCAGGAGCGCGAGGTCGACCGGCTGGGCGGCGCGCGGCCCGTCCCGATCGATGTGCGGGTGCTGAGCGCGGTCAATGTCGATCCCCAGACGAGCGTTGCGGCGGGACGGCTGCGCCAGGATCTGCTTTACCGGCTGAACGCGGTCGAGATCCGCATTCCCCCGCTCCGGGAGCGGGCCGGCGACGCGCGGCTCCTGTTCGACAGTTTCGCCAACCGCTTTGCCGTCGACTATGGCTGCGAGCACCCGCAACTGACCGCCGACGATGCCGCTTTTCTCGCGACCCACGACTGGCCCGGCAACGTCCGCGAATTGCGCAACGCCGCCGAACGCTTCGTGCTCAACGCGGCGATGGGCGCGCGGTCGCTGTGCTCGCTGGTGATCGGCGACGCGGGCGGCGACCCCGCCCCGCGCGGGCGGCTCAAGGATATGATGGAAGCGCATGAGCGCCGGGTGATCGCCGATGCGCTCGCCCGTCACGCGGGCAGCATCGCTCCGGTGCTCGTCGAGCTTGACCTGCCACGCCGCACGCTCAACGAGAAGATGGCGCGTCTTGGCCTGAGCCGGGGCGAGATCGCGGAGGCGGACGCGGAGCGCTCAAAATAA